Proteins from one Camelina sativa cultivar DH55 chromosome 8, Cs, whole genome shotgun sequence genomic window:
- the LOC104709841 gene encoding zinc finger BED domain-containing protein RICESLEEPER 2-like: MEAEDKLYCDYFEEADEKTKMKRVGPPTSSDWEEISRLVKFLKIFYRCTLTFSASNSVTFSLCYNEIVDIERNLMSKCSSPDEEIKKQAHVMRDKFEKYWDGLNNMNPLVIVASVFDPRNKMKFASLCFDQLYGKDTIESRHLNAKISSVLSKLYDHYSFKLNKPEDIEDFTDSQVRPENFEISDDEDDCEGMLEIFHKVVGLSSSDDSCNELQMYLTEKPEPRVEKKLGMSFDVLSWWRRNSCKFPILSEIARDVLAIQAKYVASESAFSMSGRVLDSYQSSLTPYMVELLLCTQQWLKCSYKVEAAVANLAQMLEEVEFFESLDSQNSMVANP; encoded by the coding sequence atGGAAGCTGAGGATAAGTTGTATTGCGATTACTTTGAAGAAGCGGATGAGAAGACAAAGATGAAACGAGTTGGGCCACCCACTTCTTCTGACTGGGAGGAAATATCAAGGCTAGTGAAGTTCCTGAAGATATTTTACCGGTGTACTCTGACATTCAGTGCTTCTAATTCAGTTACTTTCTCTTTATGTTACAATGAAATTGTTGACATTGAGAGGAATCTGATGAGTAAGTGTAGCAGTCCTGATGAGGAGATCAAAAAGCAAGCACATGTCATGAGAGATAAGTTTGAGAAGTATTGGGATGGACTAAACAACATGAACCCTTTAGTGATTGTGGCCAGTGTATTCGATCCTCGAAACAAGATGAAGTTTGCTTCCCTTTGCTTTGACCAGCTGTATGGTAAGGACACCATAGAGAGTAGGCACCTCAATGCCAAAATTTCAAGTGTACTCTCGAAACTGTATGATCATTATAGTTTCAAGCTGAACAAACCAGAAGACATCGAAGATTTTACAGATTCGCAAGTACGGCCTGAAAACTTTGAGAtttcagatgatgaagatgattgtGAGGGGATGCTAGAAATATTTCATAAGGTGGTTGGATTGAGTAGTAGTGATGATAGCTGCAATGAGTTACAAATGTATCTAACCGAGAAACCTGAGCCAAGAGTAGAAAAAAAGTTGGGGATGTCTTTCGATGTACTCAGTTGGTGGAGGCGTAATAGCTGTAAGTTTCCAATCTTGTCCGAGATAGCTAGAGATGTTCTAGCCATTCAAGCCAAATATGTTGCTTCAGAGTCAGCTTTTAGTATGAGTGGGAGGGTGTTGGATTCGTATCAGAGTTCTTTAACTCCTTACATGGTTGAGCTTTTGTTGTGCACCCAACAATGGTTAAAGTGTTCTTA